A portion of the Cryptomeria japonica chromosome 5, Sugi_1.0, whole genome shotgun sequence genome contains these proteins:
- the LOC131051426 gene encoding L-gulonolactone oxidase 3-like: MMIRILVVFILYINTVLSTDGKVRVCPPAPAVQCTSQGCEVFNCQGMWATSVAWPTSEPLLLRAVAHAVQNNQKIRVVSKHVHSVSKLVSGVISTGAHGSSFVGKGSGVYEYVVGMRIVVPASPSQGYAKIITLTEADEDLKAAKLALGTPGAISEITFALQPMFKRSVFVSVKDDYDLENEAESFLRDHTFGDIRWLPSHRKAVFLAIDRVPVDAAGDGCNSMLGNPTTVADIETSAYQIDSIQAEADVDAICNLIGNGTIQAAANGQGFLNDGKRFTGYPVVGFNHRMQTSGKCEQVPDQKDESCTPTRILDKNATTCSWDPRVHTASNFDVELRVPLSRFREAILDVKKIRDLNPQRMCDLDNIYIRSIKKSEVYLGPAEDQVTMELLTYRPREAGTPKWNEDVYEEIEQMVIDKHGGGLHWAKSGGYLFGGLVKRTVNLEGFLKVKERFDPKGVFSNDWTDGLFGIGGKGVEEFRDGCALDKMCKCREDRHCAPDKGFFCKPGSVWDYARVCRNIN; encoded by the exons ATGATGATTCGCATTTTGGTTGTGTTTATCTTGTATATCAACACAGTGTTGAGCACAGACGGAAAAGTAAGAGTGTGCCCACCTGCTCCCGCAGTGCAATGCACAAGCCAAGGATGTGAAGTCTTCAATTGCCAGGGCATGTGGGCGACTAGCGTGGCATGGCCTACTTCAGAGCCCCTACTCCTCCGTGCTGTTGCCCACGCTGTTCAAAACAACCAGAAAATCAGAGTCGTGAGCAAACATGTTCACAGCGTCTCAAAGCTCGTCT CCGGCGTTATTTCCACCGGAGCCCACGGCAGCAGTTTCGTCGGGAAAGGCAGCGGAGTTTATGAATACGTGGTGGGAATGAGAATCGTAGTGCCTGCATCTCCTTCCCAAGGCTACGCAAAGATCATAACTTTGACAGAAGCAGATGAAGATCTGAAGGCCGCAAAATTGGCTCTAGGAACGCCGGGAGCAATTTCAGAGATAACATTCGCCTTGCAGCCCATGTTTAAAAGATCGGTTTTCGTCTCAGTGAAAGATGATTACGATTTGGAAAATGAAGCAGAGAGTTTCCTAAGAGATCACACATTTGGTGATATAAGATGGCTTCCTTCACATCGGAAGGCCGTTTTTCTAGCCATAGATCGAGTTCCTGTTGACGCTGCAGGAGACGGCTGCAACTCAATGCTTGGTAATCCCACCACAGTTGCTGACATTGAAACAAGTGCTTATCAAA TCGATTCAATCCAGGCAGAAGCAGACGTGGATGCAATTTGCAACCTTATTGGAAACGGAACAATTCAAGCTGCGGCGAATGGTCAGGGGTTTTTGAATGACGGGAAGCGCTTTACAGGCTACCCAGTTGTTGGTTTCAATCATCGCATGCAGACATCTGGGAAATGCGAACAAGTCCCTGACCAAAAAGATGAGAGCTGTACTCCCACCCGAATTTTAGATAAAAATGCGACCACATGTAGCTGGGACCCTCGCGTGCACACGGCTTCTAACTTTGACGTGGAACTGAGAGTGCCTTTGTCTCGATTCCGAGAAGCCATTTTGGATGTAAAGAAAATAAGAGATTTGAATCCCCAAAGGATGTGTGACCTAGATAATATATATATTCGGTCTATTAAGAAGTCGGAGGTGTACCTGGGACCGGCTGAGGATCAGGTGACGATGGAGCTCCTAACTTATCGACCGAGAGAAGCGGGTACGCCCAAGTGGAATGAAGATGTGTATGAAGAGATAGAGCAGATGGTGATCGACAAGCATGGAGGGGGACTGCATTGGGCAAAGTCTGGAGGTTACCTGTTCGGAGGGTTGGTCAAACGAACGGTGAACCTGGAAGGATTTTTGAAGGTGAAGGAGAGGTTTGATCCGAAGGGAGTGTTTTCCAATGATTGGACGGACGGCTTGTTTGGAATTGGAGGGAAAGGTGTGGAGGAGTTTAGAGATGGATGTGCATTGGACAAGATGTGTAAATGCAGAGAGGATAGGCATTGCGCTCCAGACAAAGGGTTTTTCTGCAAGCCAGGGAGCGTATGGGATTATGCCCGCGTTTGTAGGAATATCAACTAA